Proteins from one Nilaparvata lugens isolate BPH chromosome 10, ASM1435652v1, whole genome shotgun sequence genomic window:
- the LOC120353324 gene encoding uncharacterized protein LOC120353324, with translation MVHLMESTQVLRKYIDFVRYDKPYISLSFMVTITIGTVAILSNCMVIITEQNNKEKCLMGIKDLIMVTAAFSSVANISMNPQRMLHMVNLIEKECLISNRKLAGRERNWKTVEKCYSKKKIEMETMYKNISYVLIVVYIGAVNRNLVSSLMTKTSDNKESKDWPTPFVYWCPSGYDSLLFFILVYIFQGVQLSIMCFQGYFTEVLVCLATEKVLADFETIILLLEGIANDYPHLDYLQPQFQNGALDDDLKKYMKLIVQCHQTLNRKFKDCTEISAYGTLVNTFIISFDTVFNIYLMLKVQ, from the exons ATG GTGCACCTAATGGAGAGTACTCAAGTTCTGAGAAAGTACATAGATTTTGTACGTTATGATAAACCATACATATCACTGTCATTTATGGTAACAATAACCATTGGCACAGTAGCCATATTAAGTAACTGTATGGTCATCATAACAGAACAAAACAACAAGGAAAAATGTCTGATGGGAATAAAAGATCTTATCATGGTGACAGCTGCATTCTCCAGTGTAGCTAACATCAGTATGAATCCTCAAAGGATGCTGCACATGGTGAATTTGATAGAAAAGGAATGTCTTATCAGTAACAGGAAGCTAGCTGGTAGAGAAAGAAATTGGAAAACGGTGGAAAAGTGCTACTCAAAAAAGAAAATCGAAATGGAAACAATGTACAAGAATATTTCCTACGTTCTTATCGTGGTTTACATTGGTGCAGTTAATAGAAACTTGGTGAGTTCATTAATGACAAAAACATCAGATAACAAGGAATCTAAAGACTGGCCTACACCATTCGTCTACTGGTGTCCCTCTGGGTATGACTCTCTCCTATTCTTCATTCTAGTTTATATCTTTCAAGGTGTGCAGCTATCAATAATGTGCTTTCAAGGCTATTTCACCGAAGTTCTAGTATGTCTGGCTACGGAGAAAGTGTTGGCGGATTTTGAAACTATCATCTTGCTGTTGGAAGGCATAGCGAACGACTACCCACATCTCGACTACTTGCAACCTCAATTTCAAAATGGAGCACTAGATGATGATCtcaaaaaatacatgaaattgaTAGTGCAGTGCCATCAAACACTTAACAG AAAATTCAAAGATTGCACAGAAATTTCTGCTTACGGCACCCTAGTGAATACATTCATCATAAGCTTTGACactgttttcaatatttatcttaTGCTCAAGGTACAGTAA
- the LOC120353235 gene encoding uncharacterized protein LOC120353235 — translation MAFKPPSALAITDNVANDWVNFKDRFSLFLTATETENKLDQIKVAQFLNVIGEEAYDIFKNFKLGPLDSIKYSAVIKAIDDYFLPKRNIVYQRFLFFKRSQKPGETFSNFLTDLKKLAHTCEFGDQEESLIRDRLVLSLSSNDELLQERLLRIPDIKFEDAVKHCTLWETSSLQFKEVIGHKQGV, via the exons ATGGCGTTTAAACCACCATCAGCATTGGCGATAACGGACAATGTTGCAAATGATTGGGTAAATTTCAAAGACAGATTCTCGTTATTTCTAACAGCGACCGAAACAGAAAATAAATTGGACCAGATTAAAGTGGCTCAGTTTCTCAATGTAATAGGAGAGGAGGCATATGACATCTTCAAGAACTTCAAGTTGGGACCGTTGGACTCTATTAAATATTCGGCAGTAATCAAAGCGATTGATGACTATTTTTTACCTAAAAGAAACATTGTGTACCAGcgatttttattcttcaaacgTTCACAGAAACCGGGTGAAACATTCTCGAACTTTTTGACGGATTTGAAGAAATTGGCGCACACTTGTGAATTCGGCGACCAAGAAGAAAGCCTTATTCGTGATCGGTTAGTGCTGTCCCTGTCCTCAAATGATGAATTGCTACAAGAACGCTTGCTTCGAATACCAGATATAAAGTTCGAAGATGCTGTAAAACATTGCACATTGTGGGAAACAAGCAGTCTACAGTTCAAGGAAGTTATAGGACACAAACAAG GAGTGTAG